From Arachis stenosperma cultivar V10309 chromosome 2, arast.V10309.gnm1.PFL2, whole genome shotgun sequence, one genomic window encodes:
- the LOC130963605 gene encoding LOW QUALITY PROTEIN: nuclear transcription factor Y subunit A-2-like (The sequence of the model RefSeq protein was modified relative to this genomic sequence to represent the inferred CDS: deleted 2 bases in 1 codon), with protein CAKYPYMDQFYGLFSAYAPQISVCRIMLPLNLTSDDGPTYVNAKQYHGIIRRRQSRAKAVLANKLIKRRKPYMHESRHLHAMRRPRGCGGRFLNTRNSATNNGNGKSVSEANKKGLGHQLHSSGSQSSKVLPSSAGTLNSLKETNGSSPNISSEVTSMYSSRGGIDGFSINHIGTPIHSLADMMDTGHGCMIVPPKWVSAAAGNCCNINVSSGKDI; from the exons TGTGCAAAATATCCTTACATGGACCAATTTTATGGACTATTCTCAGCTTATGCACCTCAAATTTCGGTTTGTA gaataatgCTGCCACTAAACTTGACATCAGATGATGGACCAACTTACGTGAATGCTAAGCAATACCATGGAATCATAAGGCGTAGGCAGTCACGTGCCAAAGCTGTTCTTGCCAATAAACTCATCAAACGTCGCAAG CCATATATGCATGAATCGCGCCATCTGCACGCAATGCGACGGCCAAGAGGATGTGGTGGCAGGTTCTTGAACACAAGAAACTCTGCCACCAACAATGGAAATGGCAAGAGTGTAAGTGAAGCAAACAAAAAAGGACTTGGCCATCAATTACATTCTAGTGGTTCTCAGAGTTCTAAAGTCCTACCATCCTCGGCTGGAACCTTGAATTCGTTGAAGGAAACAAATGGAAGCAGTCCTAACATTTCATCAGAGGTGACAAGCATGTACTCATCAAGAGGAGGAATTGATGGATTTTCCATCAATCACATTGGAACTCCTATTCACTCCCTTGCAGATATGATGGATACTGGACATGGA TGCATGATCGTGCCCCCGAAATGGGTTTCGGCTGCGGCCGGAAACTGCTGCAACATTAATGTTTCATCTGGCAAGGATATTTAG